One segment of Drosophila mauritiana strain mau12 chromosome 3R, ASM438214v1, whole genome shotgun sequence DNA contains the following:
- the LOC117142235 gene encoding uncharacterized protein LOC117142235 has protein sequence MSQMHNTAFYKDALVAQQNTCSQMEEVEPNYIDNLHIIFFEQIFEEIDNLIDQVRMARAYPQFMPQILKFWQRRLHLIIGPNTPFLGLLDIDDYVFFMEHMADSFTDLHVHDGVGSFAEFYDYITHLCDINITKFPKVDTCILAGNPNTVVDEDIRDLTVMLPNLKRLMTCMNLSGLYMRGFKKLEELVFNSLYHSVPLDSRWIQDICLTMTNLRVLDITDQFDSCVRLTDIKLPNLEVLKINLSTVECMLSEVLQLPKLQKLSVRFDDSRQLNADQETIFQQIVVAKSERISRIALNNEVVQLPARWQQSLLLELPKLRKVICENWCHNDFFLDRQHMPCQQMEVLSFSGWEIVRETQLLELVAECVNLEHLALNGYHSNWEKLTKLVNIRKQERNPRPLQVFSDMMWGNFTPEEYYHWQSNKYVQVTCDSSEYEYQEDGFEFDFE, from the coding sequence ATGTCGCAAATGCACAATACCGCATTCTACAAGGACGCTCTAGTTGCCCAGCAAAATACCTGCTCGCAGATGGAGGAAGTTGAACCGAACTACATCGACAATCTGCACATCATATTCTTCGAGCAGATTTTCGAAGAGATCGACAATCTGATCGATCAGGTTCGCATGGCTAGGGCCTATCCACAGTTCATGCCCCAGATCCTCAAGTTCTGGCAGAGGCGACTGCACCTGATCATCGGTCCAAATACGCCATTCCTTGGACTCCTGGACATCGATGACTATGTCTTCTTCATGGAACACATGGCTGATAGCTTCACGGATCTGCACGTTCACGACGGCGTTGGTTCCTTTGCTGAATTCTACGACTATATCACACACTTGTGCGATATCAATATCACCAAGTTTCCCAAGGTGGACACTTGCATATTGGCGGGTAATCCCAACACAGTGGTCGATGAGGACATCCGCGACTTGACTGTGATGTTGCCCAATCTCAAGCGCCTAATGACCTGCATGAATCTATCTGGCTTATATATGCGTGGCTTCAAGAAGTTGGAGGAGCTGGTCTTCAACTCCTTGTACCACTCGGTGCCACTGGATAGCCGCTGGATTCAGGATATCTGTCTGACAATGACCAATTTGAGGGTCCTCGACATCACCGATCAGTTCGACAGTTGTGTGAGACTCACTGACATCAAATTGCCCAATCTGGAAGTGCTGAAAATCAACTTGAGCACCGTGGAATGCATGCTATCGGAGGTGCTGCAGTTGCCCAAGTTGCAGAAACTATCCGTGCGATTCGATGACTCGCGGCAATTGAACGCAGATCAGGAGACCATCTTCCAGCAGATTGTGGTGGCCAAAAGCGAAAGGATCTCCAGAATTGCCCTGAACAACGAAGTGGTTCAATTGCCAGCTCGCTGGCAGCAAAGTCTGCTCCTCGAACTGCCCAAGCTGAGGAAGGTGATCTGCGAGAATTGGTGCCACAATGACTTCTTCCTGGATCGCCAGCACATGCCCTGCCAACAAATGGAGGTGCTCAGCTTCAGTGGCTGGGAGATCGTGCGGGAGACTCAGCTCCTGGAACTGGTCGCCGAGTGCGTCAATCTGGAGCACTTGGCTCTGAACGGCTACCACAGCAACTGGGAGAAACTCACCAAGCTCGTGAACATTCGCAAACAGGAGAGGAATCCCAGGCCACTGCAGGTGTTCAGCGACATGATGTGGGGCAACTTCACACCCGAGGAGTATTATCACTGGCAGAGCAACAAATATGTTCAGGTCACCTGCGACAGCAGCGAATACGAATACCAGGAGGATGGTTTTGAGTTCGACTTTGAGTAA